A single window of Clostridia bacterium DNA harbors:
- a CDS encoding anti-sigma factor antagonist (This anti-anti-sigma factor, or anti-sigma factor antagonist, belongs to a family that includes characterized members SpoIIAA, RsbV, RsfA, and RsfB.) codes for MRLEIQSINPETLVCFLSGELDLSTVTNFRNKIDQFISNSRISNLVLDFKNLRFIDSSGLAALLGRYKQLAQRGGRVVITHCPSQVRKVLEMSGVTQVIEVTDTCTL; via the coding sequence TTGCGATTGGAGATTCAGTCCATAAATCCGGAGACGTTGGTTTGTTTTTTGAGCGGTGAACTTGATTTGAGCACGGTAACCAATTTTAGAAACAAAATAGACCAATTTATAAGCAATTCTAGGATTTCTAACTTGGTTCTTGATTTTAAGAACCTACGGTTTATTGATAGTTCCGGTTTAGCGGCTTTACTTGGACGCTATAAGCAGCTGGCGCAACGCGGTGGCAGGGTTGTCATTACCCACTGCCCTTCGCAAGTCAGGAAGGTACTAGAAATGTCAGGGGTAACCCAAGTAATCGAGGTTACTGACACCTGCACTTTATAA
- a CDS encoding purine-nucleoside phosphorylase codes for MALQLEETVSFLRSFQPVNASIAIVLGTGLGEIATKVIDKVSIPYTQIPHFPVSTVPGHEGNLVMGYFGGKPVMVMQGRFHYYEGYDLAKVTYPIRVMARLGVRTVILTNAAGSINERLRPGDLMVLADHINLMGVNPLRGITTGPLTWRFPDLTNAYDPFLRQCALRVGAEKGFSIQEGIYAALAGPSYETPAEIRFLRLAGADAVGMSTVPEVIVARQEGLNVLAISCISNWASGVKESVLDHEQIFQVVKKAQTAMLELIEGVLEKIPEEMYM; via the coding sequence ATGGCTCTACAGTTAGAAGAGACAGTAAGCTTCTTGAGGTCATTTCAACCAGTCAACGCTTCAATTGCTATAGTATTGGGTACTGGCCTGGGGGAAATAGCTACAAAAGTTATAGATAAAGTAAGTATACCATACACTCAAATACCTCACTTTCCGGTTTCGACTGTTCCCGGGCATGAAGGTAACCTTGTCATGGGTTATTTTGGGGGAAAGCCAGTTATGGTCATGCAAGGAAGGTTCCATTATTATGAGGGTTACGATTTGGCAAAAGTAACTTATCCCATTCGAGTCATGGCAAGGTTAGGAGTAAGAACTGTCATCCTAACTAACGCGGCGGGAAGTATTAATGAAAGGTTGCGGCCTGGTGATTTAATGGTTTTAGCCGATCATATCAATTTAATGGGAGTTAACCCTCTGCGAGGTATAACTACTGGTCCTCTCACTTGGCGATTTCCCGACTTAACTAATGCATACGACCCCTTTTTAAGACAATGCGCCTTACGGGTCGGTGCTGAGAAAGGCTTTTCGATCCAGGAGGGCATTTACGCAGCCCTAGCAGGGCCAAGTTATGAAACTCCTGCCGAAATCAGGTTTCTTAGATTAGCTGGTGCAGATGCGGTGGGTATGTCGACAGTTCCAGAGGTGATTGTGGCCCGCCAGGAGGGATTGAACGTCTTAGCCATTTCCTGTATTTCCAACTGGGCTAGTGGCGTTAAAGAGAGCGTGCTGGACCACGAGCAAATATTTCAAGTAGTTAAGAAGGCTCAGACAGCAATGTTGGAATTAATTGAAGGTGTCTTGGAGAAGATCCCTGAGGAAATGTATATGTAA
- a CDS encoding D-alanyl-D-alanine carboxypeptidase, with protein sequence MARAKARTVALVLLVSVFLGLVNTNLAWALPSSSPTSGLKVDCEGAVLIDAQTGQILFAHNPHRRWPPASVTKLMTLGLALEAIQQGKAHWNDPVLTSEQAADMGGAQVYLEPGEQRTLEEMLIAVMVGSANDASVAVAEHLAGSEEAFVEQMNQKAKQLGLKNTHFTNCHGLPDKNHYSSAYDLAQISRWVLQFPDTLRLSSLKYYKFREKPLLELWNLNKLLWWYPGADGLKTGSHSEAGLCLASTAKRDELRLIAVVLGATKQRGQFSESMKMFNYGFARFRYKGLYASGSQVAEIPIEKGMQDVVAVVPTKPVGITVEKGKEKGVGLKTVLPEAVKAPVKQGQKIGEAIITLEGQEALRVDLVAAEAVGEATLWRQIQKMFTKVIPSRK encoded by the coding sequence ATGGCACGGGCAAAGGCAAGGACCGTTGCCTTGGTTTTACTTGTAAGTGTGTTTTTAGGGCTCGTTAATACTAACCTTGCTTGGGCGCTCCCTAGCTCCTCGCCTACCTCAGGGCTCAAAGTTGACTGCGAAGGTGCCGTTCTCATCGATGCCCAAACTGGTCAGATTCTCTTTGCCCACAACCCGCATCGCCGGTGGCCACCGGCCAGCGTTACCAAATTAATGACCCTGGGCTTGGCCCTAGAAGCAATTCAACAGGGCAAAGCTCACTGGAACGATCCGGTTCTAACCAGCGAACAAGCAGCTGACATGGGCGGGGCTCAAGTTTATCTCGAGCCCGGAGAGCAAAGGACTTTGGAAGAAATGTTGATCGCTGTGATGGTAGGCTCAGCTAATGACGCTAGCGTGGCAGTGGCCGAGCACTTAGCTGGTTCGGAAGAAGCCTTTGTGGAGCAGATGAATCAAAAAGCTAAGCAACTGGGGCTAAAAAATACGCATTTTACCAATTGTCATGGGTTACCAGACAAAAATCATTATAGCTCCGCATACGATTTGGCTCAAATCTCCCGTTGGGTTTTGCAGTTTCCCGATACTTTGCGGTTATCTTCCCTCAAATATTACAAGTTTAGGGAAAAACCGCTTTTGGAGCTTTGGAATCTAAATAAGCTGCTGTGGTGGTACCCAGGTGCAGATGGTCTCAAAACCGGTAGTCACTCCGAAGCTGGCTTGTGCCTGGCTTCAACTGCAAAGCGGGATGAGTTAAGGCTTATAGCTGTAGTCTTGGGCGCAACCAAGCAGCGTGGCCAATTCAGTGAATCAATGAAAATGTTCAACTATGGCTTTGCCCGTTTTAGGTACAAGGGGCTTTATGCATCTGGAAGCCAAGTAGCTGAGATTCCGATAGAAAAAGGAATGCAGGATGTGGTTGCCGTGGTGCCAACTAAGCCTGTAGGCATCACAGTGGAGAAAGGCAAGGAGAAAGGTGTCGGGTTAAAGACAGTGCTGCCTGAAGCGGTAAAGGCTCCGGTCAAACAAGGCCAGAAAATAGGGGAAGCCATCATCACCTTGGAAGGCCAAGAAGCACTGAGGGTAGACTTAGTCGCTGCAGAGGCAGTCGGTGAAGCTACTTTGTGGAGGCAAATACAAAAGATGTTTACCAAGGTTATTCCTTCCCGAAAGTAG
- a CDS encoding tyrosine-type recombinase/integrase codes for ALQALRNYINLGRPKLAKTKSEEALFINRLGTRLTRQGCWKVLKHYVRKAGIRKTITPHMLRHSFATHLLENGADLRSVQEMLGHADISTTQIYTHVSKAYLQEVYERAHPRA; via the coding sequence GCTTTGCAAGCTTTACGCAACTACATCAATTTGGGGAGGCCAAAGTTGGCCAAGACCAAAAGCGAAGAAGCCCTGTTTATCAATCGCTTGGGTACGCGGCTGACGCGACAGGGTTGCTGGAAAGTGCTGAAGCATTATGTCCGAAAAGCGGGGATCAGAAAAACAATCACCCCCCATATGTTGAGGCATTCCTTTGCGACTCATTTACTTGAGAATGGCGCTGACCTTCGTTCCGTTCAGGAGATGCTGGGTCATGCCGATATCAGCACCACCCAAATCTATACCCACGTGTCTAAAGCTTATCTGCAGGAGGTATATGAGCGCGCGCACCCCCGCGCCTAG